In one window of Candidatus Sulfotelmatobacter sp. DNA:
- a CDS encoding glycosyltransferase, translating to MGRERAGGGGSERRIALLGPLAPWRGGLAQYLAMLGESLARDSQVRGWTFTRQYPGFLFPGTSQLDSETRRPSFPVLATLDSIGPASWRATARSLEAFAPGAIILKWWIPFFAPSFASSVGPLRPRGTRVVLVCDNLVPHEHRPFDRALTRWMMRNSDGYLVMSDSVERDLDRLKPGAPRRRVLHPLYAQFDGGRETRASARAHLGIAPDAEVALFFGYIRAYKGLDVLLDAWPLVRSRRPVELIVAGEFYEDAAPYRARIAAAESATPGPRGPAVRLLDRYLPDSEVETVFKAADVVVLPYRSATQSGVTHVAYALGLPVITTDVGGLAETVTPEVSGLVVPPENPGALADAVVRYFAEEMKSRLSAGVDALRQAHSWAALAAAATELIGDLKPARGWA from the coding sequence ATGGGCCGCGAACGAGCCGGCGGCGGAGGGAGCGAACGGCGGATCGCGTTGCTGGGACCGCTGGCGCCGTGGCGCGGAGGCCTGGCGCAGTATCTGGCGATGCTGGGCGAATCGCTGGCACGCGATTCGCAAGTGCGCGGCTGGACCTTCACTCGACAGTATCCCGGCTTTCTGTTTCCCGGCACCTCGCAGCTCGATTCGGAAACTCGAAGGCCCTCGTTCCCGGTCCTGGCAACGCTCGACTCGATCGGCCCGGCATCGTGGCGCGCCACCGCGCGGTCTTTGGAGGCGTTCGCTCCCGGAGCGATCATCCTCAAGTGGTGGATTCCGTTCTTCGCGCCTTCCTTCGCCTCGTCGGTGGGTCCGCTGCGACCGCGCGGCACACGCGTGGTGCTGGTATGCGACAATCTCGTGCCGCATGAACACCGCCCGTTCGACCGCGCGCTCACGCGCTGGATGATGCGAAATTCGGACGGTTACCTGGTGATGTCGGACAGCGTGGAACGCGACCTCGATCGACTGAAGCCGGGCGCTCCGCGCCGGCGCGTGCTCCACCCGCTCTACGCCCAGTTCGACGGCGGTCGCGAAACCCGCGCCTCGGCTCGCGCCCACCTCGGCATCGCGCCCGATGCCGAGGTCGCGCTGTTCTTCGGCTACATCCGCGCCTACAAGGGGCTCGACGTCCTCCTCGACGCCTGGCCGCTCGTGCGCTCGCGCCGGCCGGTCGAGCTGATCGTGGCCGGAGAGTTCTACGAGGACGCCGCGCCGTATCGCGCGCGAATTGCGGCCGCCGAATCGGCCACGCCGGGCCCCCGAGGTCCGGCCGTGCGGCTCCTGGATCGCTATCTTCCCGACTCGGAGGTCGAGACCGTCTTCAAGGCCGCCGACGTCGTGGTGCTGCCCTATCGCTCGGCGACACAGAGTGGCGTCACACACGTGGCCTACGCGCTGGGTCTGCCCGTGATCACCACCGACGTCGGAGGGTTGGCGGAGACCGTCACCCCGGAGGTCTCGGGCCTGGTGGTGCCGCCCGAGAATCCCGGCGCACTCGCCGACGCGGTGGTGCGCTACTTCGCGGAAGAGATGAAGTCGCGACTGAGCGCGGGCGTCGATGCGTTGAGGCAAGCGCATTCATGGGCCGCGCTGGCCGCGGCGGCGACGGAGCTGATCGGCGATCTGAAGCCGGCGCGGGGTTGGGCATGA
- a CDS encoding sugar phosphate nucleotidyltransferase — translation MKAFILAGGLGTRLREQFGELPKSLAPIGGRPFIARQLEWLARHGVRDAVVCAGYGAVALQQAIGDGSRFELRLAWSVESEPLGTGGALWHARAHVSGPALVVNGDTLAECDPWVLERDRWERGAWGTIALYRVEDAASRGRVETVAGRIARFVEKDPQHRGPAWVNGGLYAFAPWLWRRLPPGPSSLERDVLPALAAEGRLTGLELPGTFWDIGTPAEWARAEARFAS, via the coding sequence GTGAAGGCGTTCATCCTCGCCGGCGGACTCGGCACCCGGCTTCGCGAGCAGTTCGGCGAGCTCCCCAAGTCGCTGGCGCCGATCGGTGGGCGGCCTTTCATCGCGCGCCAGCTCGAATGGCTGGCGCGGCACGGCGTGCGCGATGCGGTGGTGTGCGCCGGGTACGGCGCGGTCGCGCTCCAGCAGGCGATCGGCGACGGTTCGCGATTCGAGCTGCGCCTGGCGTGGTCGGTCGAGTCCGAGCCGCTCGGCACCGGCGGCGCGTTGTGGCACGCGCGTGCGCACGTGAGCGGACCGGCACTGGTGGTGAACGGCGACACGCTGGCCGAGTGCGATCCATGGGTGCTGGAGCGCGACCGCTGGGAGCGGGGCGCGTGGGGAACGATCGCGCTCTATCGCGTGGAAGACGCCGCGAGCCGCGGTCGCGTCGAGACCGTCGCGGGACGGATCGCTCGCTTCGTCGAGAAGGACCCGCAGCATCGCGGTCCGGCCTGGGTGAACGGGGGACTCTACGCGTTCGCGCCCTGGCTGTGGCGGCGCCTGCCGCCAGGACCCTCCTCGCTCGAGCGCGACGTGCTTCCGGCGCTCGCCGCCGAGGGCCGCCTCACCGGGCTCGAGCTGCCCGGGACGTTCTGGGACATCGGCACGCCGGCCGAGTGGGCGCGGGCGGAGGCGCGATTCGCCTCATGA
- a CDS encoding glycosyltransferase family 2 protein: MSDALELSVVVPALNEADSLPELCRELSAALDATGRSWEIVLVDDGSRDGTEAAIATLAAGDSRIRGVSLRRNFGKSAALATGFRVARGALVFTMDADLQDDPAELGKLMAKLDEGYDLVSGWKQSRQDPISKTLPSKLFNAVTSWVSGVRLHDFNCGFKLYRREVTQALDVYGEFHRFMPALAHWAGFRVAEVPVHHRRRKYGKSKFGAARFVNGFLDLMSAAFISTSALKPLHVFGRIGLLFFGGGSIIALVFLIQWAMGEPLRVRPIMLVGAGLVILGIQFVLMGLLGEMIAHLAAQRVYPERRRFNLEHE, encoded by the coding sequence ATGAGCGACGCTCTCGAACTCTCGGTGGTGGTGCCGGCCCTGAACGAGGCCGACAGCCTTCCGGAACTCTGCCGCGAGCTGTCCGCGGCGCTCGACGCGACCGGCAGGAGTTGGGAAATCGTGCTCGTGGACGACGGCTCGCGCGACGGCACCGAGGCCGCGATCGCAACGCTGGCGGCGGGGGACTCGAGGATTCGCGGGGTCTCGCTGCGCCGCAACTTCGGCAAGTCGGCGGCGCTCGCCACCGGATTCCGCGTGGCGCGCGGCGCGCTGGTCTTCACCATGGATGCCGACCTTCAGGACGATCCGGCCGAACTCGGCAAGCTGATGGCGAAGCTCGACGAAGGCTACGACCTGGTGTCGGGGTGGAAGCAAAGTCGCCAGGATCCGATCAGCAAGACCCTGCCGTCGAAGCTGTTCAATGCGGTGACGTCGTGGGTGTCGGGCGTGCGCCTTCACGATTTCAATTGCGGCTTCAAGCTCTATCGCCGCGAAGTGACGCAGGCCCTCGACGTGTACGGCGAGTTCCACCGTTTCATGCCGGCGCTCGCGCATTGGGCGGGCTTCCGGGTCGCCGAGGTGCCGGTGCACCACCGCCGGCGCAAGTACGGCAAGAGCAAGTTCGGCGCGGCGCGCTTCGTCAATGGCTTCCTCGACCTGATGAGCGCGGCGTTCATCTCGACCTCGGCGCTGAAGCCGCTCCACGTGTTCGGCCGAATCGGGCTTCTGTTCTTCGGCGGCGGCTCGATCATTGCGCTGGTGTTCCTGATCCAGTGGGCGATGGGCGAGCCGCTCCGGGTGCGGCCGATCATGCTGGTCGGTGCCGGGCTGGTGATCCTCGGCATCCAGTTCGTGCTGATGGGGCTGCTGGGCGAGATGATCGCCCATCTCGCAGCCCAGCGCGTCTATCCCGAGCGGCGGCGCTTCAACCTGGAGCACGAGTGA
- a CDS encoding NAD-dependent epimerase/dehydratase family protein, with amino-acid sequence MTHALVTGAAGFIGSHLCDRLLNEGARVTGVDCFTDYYDPALKRRNLEGARARPGFTLLELDLGRDDLAGLPDVSVVFHQAAQAGVRASWGAEFATYTHHNVLATQRLLERYRDAKLERFVYASSSSVYGDAERYPTPETLLPRPFSPYGVTKLAGEHLVLLYGRNFGLPVSALRYFTVYGPRQRPDMAFHRFCRAMLRGEPIAVFGDGRQSRDFTFIDDAIEANLRAWKRSAAQGVYNVGGGSQVEVLEAIRILESALGLKADLRFEPRPPGDPLRTRADASRIAQELGFTPSTPIETGLAAEADWARALVAGSRA; translated from the coding sequence ATGACCCACGCGCTGGTGACGGGAGCCGCGGGCTTCATCGGCTCGCACCTGTGTGACCGCCTGCTGAACGAGGGCGCGCGCGTCACCGGAGTGGATTGTTTCACCGACTACTACGATCCGGCGCTCAAGCGTCGCAATCTCGAAGGCGCGCGCGCCCGACCCGGCTTCACGCTGCTCGAGCTGGATCTCGGGCGCGACGATCTGGCCGGGTTGCCCGACGTGTCGGTGGTCTTCCACCAGGCAGCGCAGGCCGGAGTGCGCGCCTCGTGGGGAGCGGAGTTCGCCACCTACACGCACCACAACGTACTCGCCACGCAGCGCCTGCTCGAACGCTATCGTGACGCGAAACTCGAGCGGTTCGTGTATGCGTCGTCCTCGTCCGTGTACGGAGACGCTGAGCGCTATCCGACGCCCGAGACCCTGCTTCCGCGGCCGTTCTCGCCCTACGGCGTGACCAAGCTCGCCGGCGAGCATCTGGTGCTGCTCTACGGCCGCAATTTTGGACTTCCGGTTTCCGCGCTCCGCTACTTCACCGTCTACGGTCCGCGCCAGCGGCCCGACATGGCGTTCCATCGTTTCTGCCGCGCGATGCTGCGCGGCGAGCCGATCGCGGTGTTCGGGGACGGTCGCCAGTCGCGCGACTTCACCTTCATCGACGACGCGATCGAGGCGAACTTGCGGGCCTGGAAGCGCAGCGCCGCCCAGGGCGTGTACAACGTCGGCGGCGGCTCGCAGGTCGAGGTGCTGGAGGCCATTCGGATCCTGGAATCGGCGCTCGGCCTCAAAGCCGACCTGCGGTTCGAGCCGCGACCTCCCGGCGATCCGCTCCGCACCCGGGCCGACGCTTCTCGCATCGCGCAGGAACTCGGTTTCACGCCCTCGACTCCGATCGAGACGGGACTCGCCGCCGAGGCCGACTGGGCGCGTGCGCTCGTCGCCGGGAGTCGCGCATGA
- a CDS encoding DUF2723 domain-containing protein — protein sequence MDGTRRPTPWVALGVFLLAACIYLITLTPTVPFWDSGEFIAVSAILGIPHPPGTPFYVLIGRLASLVPIGSIAQRLNGLSAIASSLAAMITYLVNLRLIRLAMRRSRPAKASEKAGLTTPVVEAGGGTPLPYEQEWIAQIGAVLGAAMLLFSDNFWENAIEAEVYSMSSLAQIGTLWLGFKWWEAHDKRPTLAPMMLCVYVMWLCVGLHLSVAMMGFPLVILVWLVDQRAAIALSMPLLTVLTVTFGLERMIGVILLLSMATYLLYVFQRKLHWMVWLGAAVCAAVGLRPAFTDANFTAITGMISAVGVLGPLVFMFGRQREARVILLAIGLMVVGYSTHLYLPIRAAQHPAINEGAPSNWGALRDLLERKQYGQTSMFERRGPWSAQLDKEFWRYWKRQWPLTPSPALDETGSRRQEPKWFQFLLPMALGLVGCWWSRKDRISFLTMMGLFLFGTVLMIIFLNFTDHEVRDRDYFFTTGYHVYAIWIGMGIAWLIQWVRESFPDGAQRKWVTVGTAAMLALLPILVARSLWYTHDRRGNYVAHDYAYNMLAPLAPNSFIFTNGDNDTFPLWYIQQVENWRKDVRVVNMSLLNTGWYIKQLRDEEPKVPIRLTDQEVDESLDSGALKYIGHGRSPDIDSLVAMYARQGAGLSQEGYVITADGHPVYTNEAMVHNILSSARLPGGKWSKQPYFAVTVPEHAGLDKYFTLEGLVYRVNQDTLQDEVDEPVTSHSLYHVFKYGGLFNADGSWNTRVYKDDNAATLSRNYAAAHLQLAFWYRRHGEVGRGIAEMERVARMFPDYTEVLIPLGGFYMDAGDTTKALNLFQRLAEKNPGNPEARYYYGVTLLYRNRLEEGVQQFDAAIQIDPSYNLPYYGAYLALWDHGQRERSLSYLDRWVASHPTDNQARDLLESRRRELGGAKTPARLPQPTLPTLP from the coding sequence ATGGACGGGACACGACGCCCCACGCCCTGGGTGGCGCTGGGCGTCTTCCTGCTCGCGGCCTGCATCTATCTCATCACGCTCACGCCCACCGTCCCGTTCTGGGACTCCGGCGAGTTCATCGCCGTCTCCGCCATCCTCGGAATTCCTCATCCGCCGGGCACCCCGTTCTACGTGCTCATCGGGCGCCTGGCGTCGCTGGTTCCGATCGGCTCCATCGCGCAGCGGCTGAACGGGCTGTCGGCGATCGCCTCGTCGCTGGCGGCGATGATCACGTACCTCGTCAATCTGCGCTTGATCCGGCTGGCGATGCGGCGTTCGCGCCCGGCCAAGGCTTCCGAAAAGGCGGGTCTGACCACGCCGGTCGTGGAAGCCGGCGGCGGCACGCCGCTGCCCTATGAGCAGGAGTGGATCGCGCAGATCGGCGCCGTGCTCGGCGCCGCGATGCTGCTGTTCTCGGACAATTTCTGGGAAAACGCGATCGAGGCCGAGGTCTACTCGATGTCGAGCCTTGCCCAGATCGGCACGCTGTGGCTCGGATTCAAGTGGTGGGAGGCGCACGACAAGCGGCCGACGCTGGCGCCGATGATGCTGTGCGTGTATGTCATGTGGCTGTGCGTGGGACTCCATCTCAGTGTGGCGATGATGGGCTTCCCGCTCGTGATCCTGGTATGGCTGGTGGACCAACGCGCCGCAATCGCTCTCAGCATGCCGCTGCTGACCGTTCTCACCGTGACCTTCGGCCTCGAACGAATGATCGGCGTGATTCTGTTGCTGTCGATGGCCACCTACCTGCTCTACGTCTTCCAGCGCAAGCTCCACTGGATGGTGTGGCTGGGGGCGGCCGTGTGCGCGGCGGTCGGCCTGCGGCCCGCCTTCACCGACGCCAACTTCACCGCGATCACCGGCATGATCTCTGCGGTCGGCGTGCTGGGGCCGCTGGTATTCATGTTCGGCCGCCAGCGCGAAGCCCGGGTGATCCTGCTCGCGATCGGCCTGATGGTGGTGGGCTATTCGACGCATCTCTATCTGCCGATCCGCGCCGCCCAACACCCCGCCATCAACGAAGGGGCGCCGTCGAACTGGGGCGCGCTGCGCGATTTGCTCGAGCGCAAGCAGTATGGACAGACCAGCATGTTCGAGCGGCGCGGTCCGTGGTCGGCACAGCTCGACAAGGAATTCTGGCGTTACTGGAAACGACAGTGGCCGCTCACTCCCAGCCCGGCGCTCGACGAGACCGGTTCGCGGCGCCAGGAGCCGAAATGGTTCCAGTTCCTGCTGCCGATGGCGCTGGGCCTGGTCGGGTGCTGGTGGAGCCGCAAGGACCGGATCAGCTTTCTGACCATGATGGGTCTGTTCCTGTTCGGCACCGTGCTCATGATCATCTTCCTCAACTTCACCGATCACGAGGTGCGGGATCGCGATTACTTCTTCACCACCGGCTACCACGTCTACGCGATCTGGATCGGCATGGGAATCGCCTGGCTGATCCAGTGGGTCCGCGAATCGTTCCCGGATGGCGCGCAGCGCAAGTGGGTGACCGTGGGCACGGCGGCGATGCTCGCGCTCCTCCCGATCCTGGTGGCGCGCAGCCTGTGGTACACGCACGATCGCCGCGGGAACTACGTGGCGCACGACTATGCCTACAACATGCTGGCGCCGCTCGCCCCCAACTCCTTCATTTTCACCAACGGCGACAACGATACCTTCCCGCTCTGGTACATCCAGCAGGTGGAGAACTGGCGGAAGGACGTGCGCGTGGTGAACATGAGCCTTCTCAACACCGGCTGGTACATCAAGCAGCTCCGCGACGAGGAGCCGAAGGTTCCGATCCGGCTTACCGATCAGGAGGTCGATGAGAGCCTCGATTCGGGCGCGCTCAAATACATCGGCCACGGCCGGAGCCCCGACATCGATTCGCTGGTGGCGATGTACGCGCGGCAGGGGGCCGGCTTGAGCCAGGAGGGCTACGTCATCACCGCCGACGGCCATCCCGTCTACACCAACGAAGCGATGGTCCACAACATCCTGTCGAGCGCCAGGCTGCCGGGCGGGAAATGGAGCAAGCAGCCGTACTTCGCAGTCACCGTCCCCGAGCACGCCGGACTCGACAAGTACTTCACGCTCGAGGGACTGGTGTACCGGGTGAACCAGGACACGCTCCAGGACGAGGTCGACGAGCCGGTGACGAGTCATTCGCTCTACCATGTGTTCAAGTACGGCGGCCTGTTCAACGCCGACGGGTCGTGGAACACCCGGGTGTACAAGGACGACAATGCCGCCACGCTGTCGCGGAACTACGCGGCCGCGCATCTCCAGCTCGCCTTCTGGTATCGCCGCCACGGCGAGGTGGGCCGCGGAATCGCCGAGATGGAGCGTGTGGCCCGGATGTTCCCCGACTACACCGAGGTGCTGATTCCGCTCGGCGGCTTCTACATGGACGCGGGGGACACCACCAAGGCCCTGAACCTGTTCCAGCGCCTGGCCGAGAAGAATCCGGGCAATCCCGAGGCCCGCTATTACTACGGAGTGACGCTGCTGTATCGGAATCGGCTGGAAGAGGGCGTTCAGCAGTTCGACGCCGCCATCCAGATCGATCCGAGTTACAACCTGCCCTACTACGGGGCCTACCTGGCGCTCTGGGATCACGGGCAGCGGGAGCGAAGCTTGAGCTATCTCGACCGCTGGGTGGCGTCGCACCCCACCGACAACCAGGCGCGCGATCTGCTCGAATCCCGCCGTCGCGAGCTGGGTGGCGCGAAGACGCCGGCCCGCCTGCCGCAACCCACGCTACCCACGCTGCCCTGA
- a CDS encoding lysylphosphatidylglycerol synthase transmembrane domain-containing protein, which translates to MSLPARVRTTLILVVKLALSGALMTFLFRRIPAHEVAQALSHADRNWLIAAGSVMIASNLLGAYQWWRLLAAIEIRIPLWKVCAYYHVGLFFNNFLPANIGGDIARVADASRHSRTRAAAISTVMMDRAMGTLALAGLALVTTLPAIDRFHLSIAYLALVAFFALSAIFLWALLHPRFLDTLESVLTRVGLGRLKPHLDELARNLAGFRGQRTLLLEVLGVAVVVQVARIGVHVLVARSFGLNVPLPYFFLFVPLLAVIISLPISFNGIGLREGAGVVLFGLVGVGRAAAFSLQFTTYLVAVAVSLLGALIFLVRIPRRRNEARKLRRST; encoded by the coding sequence GTGAGCCTCCCGGCGCGCGTACGCACCACGCTGATCCTCGTCGTCAAGCTCGCGCTCAGCGGGGCGCTGATGACGTTTCTGTTCCGGCGTATCCCGGCGCACGAGGTCGCGCAGGCGCTGAGTCACGCCGACCGCAACTGGTTGATCGCGGCGGGCTCGGTGATGATCGCCAGCAATCTGCTGGGCGCCTACCAGTGGTGGCGGCTGCTCGCCGCGATCGAGATCCGGATTCCGCTCTGGAAAGTCTGCGCCTACTATCACGTCGGATTGTTCTTCAACAATTTCCTGCCCGCCAACATCGGCGGCGACATCGCGCGAGTCGCCGACGCCTCGCGCCATAGCCGCACTCGCGCGGCGGCGATCTCCACGGTGATGATGGATCGCGCCATGGGGACGCTCGCGCTGGCGGGGCTGGCGCTGGTGACCACGCTGCCGGCCATCGACCGCTTCCACCTCTCGATCGCCTACCTGGCGCTGGTGGCGTTCTTCGCCTTGAGCGCGATCTTCCTCTGGGCTCTGCTCCATCCACGATTTCTGGACACGCTTGAATCCGTCCTGACCCGCGTGGGACTCGGCCGGCTGAAGCCCCATCTCGACGAGCTGGCCCGCAATCTGGCCGGATTCCGCGGCCAGCGCACCCTGCTGCTCGAAGTTCTGGGCGTGGCGGTGGTGGTCCAGGTGGCGCGCATCGGCGTTCACGTGCTGGTGGCGCGCTCCTTCGGGCTCAACGTGCCGTTGCCGTACTTCTTTCTTTTCGTGCCGCTGCTCGCAGTGATAATCTCGCTGCCCATTTCGTTCAACGGAATCGGACTGCGCGAAGGCGCGGGTGTGGTTCTGTTCGGACTGGTGGGTGTCGGCCGCGCGGCGGCCTTCTCGCTCCAATTCACCACCTACCTGGTCGCGGTTGCGGTCAGCCTGCTGGGCGCGCTCATCTTCCTCGTGCGGATCCCCCGCCGAAGGAACGAGGCTCGGAAGCTTCGGAGGTCCACTTGA
- a CDS encoding glycosyltransferase family 4 protein has product MSAPRLLAVNFRDPHHPEAGGAELHLEEILLEAVRRGWEVTWLATGFRGGTTEAVHRGMRIVRRGDWWDFNLILPGVLRREFSSPAPDLILEDINKAPCFTPWWTRARVAAIVPHLFGTTAFREASFPVAVYVQLLEALIPIAYRHSPFLAISESTRDDLVARGIPRSQVSVVHCGLDHDRYRVDPAVAKTPDPTVLYIGRLRRYKGVDWVMRVWPLVREQVPGARLMVVGDGPHREALERVAEREQLGESVEFLGFMNANEKVRKLQESWVLVQPSPKEGWGLTVVEAGACGTAVVAADSPGLRDSVKRDETGLLVPYADDRALAAALSRVLCDSVLRERLGTAGRAWAARFTWPECARVSFDALLGALKGGT; this is encoded by the coding sequence GTGAGCGCGCCCCGGCTGCTGGCCGTCAATTTTCGCGATCCTCATCACCCCGAAGCCGGAGGGGCGGAGCTGCACCTCGAGGAAATCTTGCTCGAGGCGGTGCGCCGGGGCTGGGAGGTCACCTGGCTGGCCACCGGGTTCCGCGGCGGCACGACCGAGGCCGTGCATCGAGGCATGCGGATCGTTCGCCGGGGCGACTGGTGGGACTTCAATCTGATCCTGCCGGGAGTGCTGCGCCGCGAATTCTCGAGTCCGGCGCCGGATCTCATTCTCGAAGACATCAACAAGGCACCCTGCTTCACGCCGTGGTGGACGCGCGCGCGCGTGGCCGCGATCGTGCCGCACCTGTTCGGAACCACCGCGTTTCGAGAGGCTTCCTTCCCGGTGGCGGTTTACGTCCAGCTGCTCGAGGCCCTGATTCCGATCGCCTATCGGCACTCGCCGTTCCTGGCGATTTCAGAGAGCACGCGCGACGATCTGGTCGCGCGCGGCATTCCGCGCTCGCAGGTGAGCGTGGTTCATTGTGGACTCGATCACGACCGCTACCGGGTGGATCCCGCGGTCGCCAAGACCCCCGATCCCACTGTGCTCTACATCGGACGACTGCGGCGCTACAAGGGGGTGGACTGGGTGATGCGAGTCTGGCCGCTGGTGCGCGAGCAGGTGCCCGGAGCACGCCTGATGGTGGTGGGCGACGGGCCGCATCGCGAGGCGCTCGAGCGTGTGGCCGAGCGAGAGCAGCTGGGCGAGTCGGTCGAGTTCCTGGGATTCATGAACGCGAACGAAAAGGTGCGGAAGCTGCAGGAGTCGTGGGTGCTGGTCCAGCCTTCGCCGAAGGAGGGTTGGGGTCTCACCGTGGTCGAGGCCGGCGCCTGCGGCACCGCGGTGGTCGCGGCCGACAGTCCGGGGCTTCGCGACTCGGTGAAACGCGACGAGACCGGATTGCTGGTGCCCTACGCCGATGATCGGGCGCTCGCCGCCGCCCTGTCGCGGGTGCTCTGCGATTCCGTGCTGCGCGAGCGACTGGGGACCGCCGGGCGCGCCTGGGCGGCGCGCTTCACGTGGCCCGAGTGCGCACGTGTCTCGTTCGACGCCTTGCTCGGCGCCCTGAAGGGTGGCACGTGA
- a CDS encoding class I SAM-dependent methyltransferase has translation MTVAARPPARSSTLDHWESYWKDHADLDRTYSTGGRLAREVQADGDVRGRVVLEVGAGSGRDTLELVRAGAIGIVLDYSPASLELVKRQAATLGIPVHLVRADALAMPFRDGSVDVVHHQGLLEHFRDPLPLLRENVRVTRSGGRVVVDVPQTFHLYTVMKQMMIALNVWFAGWETQFTAAGLERRMREAGLTIRRSYGDWMVPGLGYRVFREALRRTLHVDLPLEPAALRWWWNGTAPLRRALARTRFGLYTCHVIGTVGVKA, from the coding sequence ATGACGGTCGCTGCCCGTCCACCCGCGCGCTCCTCGACGCTGGATCACTGGGAGTCCTACTGGAAGGACCACGCCGATCTCGACCGAACCTATTCGACCGGCGGCCGGCTGGCGCGCGAAGTCCAGGCCGATGGCGACGTGCGCGGACGCGTGGTGCTCGAGGTCGGCGCCGGCTCGGGCCGCGACACGCTCGAGCTGGTGCGTGCGGGCGCGATTGGAATCGTTCTCGACTATTCTCCCGCCTCGCTCGAGCTGGTGAAGCGGCAGGCCGCGACCCTCGGGATTCCCGTTCATCTGGTGCGCGCCGACGCCCTGGCGATGCCGTTTCGCGACGGCAGCGTCGACGTGGTGCACCACCAGGGATTGCTGGAACACTTCCGAGACCCCCTGCCGTTGCTCCGCGAGAACGTCCGGGTCACGCGTTCGGGCGGACGCGTCGTGGTCGACGTACCCCAGACCTTTCACCTCTACACGGTGATGAAGCAGATGATGATCGCGCTCAATGTCTGGTTCGCGGGCTGGGAGACTCAGTTCACGGCGGCCGGGCTCGAACGACGCATGCGCGAGGCCGGCCTGACCATCCGTCGCAGCTACGGCGACTGGATGGTGCCGGGGCTCGGCTATCGCGTGTTTCGTGAAGCGCTCCGGCGAACGCTGCACGTCGATCTTCCGCTCGAGCCCGCCGCGCTGCGCTGGTGGTGGAACGGGACGGCGCCGCTGCGCCGCGCGCTGGCGCGCACCCGCTTCGGCCTCTACACCTGTCACGTGATCGGCACGGTGGGCGTGAAGGCGTGA
- a CDS encoding metallophosphoesterase family protein — protein sequence MLLAVISDIHANLEALEVVLADLERRKPDAMVCLGDFVGYGASPNPCIERVRPLIEGAVIGNHDDAALGRTSLEGFNHEAASAARWTAEQLTPANAAYLESLPYQLGWRGARLVHASPSEPESWHYVLSPAEADFELRGISEDLCFIGHSHYPGTFVFDGRRSVYTRQARIGMEPGRRFLVNVGSVGQPRDGDPRAAYLLWDDAARSLEHVRLEYDVEAAGTRIREAGLPAFLAERLRWGE from the coding sequence ATGCTGCTCGCCGTGATCTCGGACATCCACGCCAATCTCGAGGCGCTCGAAGTCGTGCTCGCGGATCTCGAGCGCCGGAAGCCCGACGCGATGGTTTGCCTCGGCGACTTCGTCGGCTACGGCGCGTCGCCGAATCCGTGCATCGAGCGCGTGCGTCCCCTGATCGAGGGGGCGGTGATCGGCAATCACGACGACGCGGCGCTCGGTCGCACGTCCCTCGAAGGGTTCAATCACGAGGCGGCCAGCGCCGCCCGCTGGACCGCCGAGCAGCTCACTCCTGCGAACGCCGCCTACCTCGAGTCGCTGCCCTACCAGCTCGGGTGGCGCGGCGCGCGACTCGTGCACGCTTCGCCCTCGGAACCCGAATCGTGGCACTACGTCCTGTCGCCGGCCGAGGCCGATTTCGAGCTGCGCGGCATATCCGAGGACCTGTGCTTCATCGGCCACTCGCACTATCCGGGCACCTTCGTGTTCGACGGCCGCCGATCGGTCTACACGCGGCAGGCGCGCATCGGCATGGAGCCGGGGAGGCGCTTCCTGGTCAACGTCGGCAGCGTCGGACAGCCGCGCGATGGCGACCCGCGAGCCGCCTACCTGCTGTGGGACGACGCGGCGCGCTCGCTCGAGCACGTGCGTCTCGAATACGACGTCGAGGCCGCCGGCACGCGCATTCGAGAGGCAGGACTGCCGGCATTTCTGGCCGAACGCCTCCGCTGGGGCGAGTGA
- the nusB gene encoding transcription antitermination factor NusB yields the protein MTGGAESSRRRAREAAFRVAYQADVAQDSYADAWKTRHDVERLSEDQSRLVADVVSVLERQGAEVDQHLSAAVEHWPLARLAATDRSVLRVGVAELMGRPGTPARVILDEAIDIARLYGSEESGRFVNGVLDRVARALRPGEF from the coding sequence GTGACCGGCGGCGCCGAGAGCAGCCGCCGGCGGGCGCGCGAGGCCGCGTTCCGCGTCGCCTATCAGGCCGACGTCGCTCAGGACAGCTACGCCGACGCGTGGAAGACCCGTCATGACGTCGAGCGACTGAGCGAGGATCAATCGCGACTGGTGGCCGACGTCGTCTCGGTGCTCGAGCGGCAGGGCGCGGAGGTGGACCAGCATCTGTCGGCGGCGGTCGAGCACTGGCCGCTGGCACGGCTGGCCGCCACGGATCGCTCGGTGCTGCGGGTGGGCGTCGCCGAGCTGATGGGGCGGCCCGGAACGCCGGCGCGTGTGATCCTCGACGAGGCCATCGATATCGCGCGGCTCTATGGAAGCGAAGAGTCGGGGCGTTTCGTCAACGGCGTGCTCGACCGGGTGGCGCGGGCGTTGCGGCCGGGAGAATTCTGA